The DNA window TCCTGGACAACCACGTTTACCTAAAGACCATCGCGGGCCTGGAGCGCGTGGAGGTGATCTGCCGCCGCCTGTCCAGCGCCTTCATGGACCCCATCACCTTCGAGCCGGACAGCTTCCTGGGCGTGCCGGGCCTGGTCTCCGCCGTGCGGAAGGGGACGGTGACGATCGCCAACTCCCTGGGCGCCGACATCGGCGACAACCGCGCCCTCCAGTCCTACCTGCCCGCCGCCATCGAGTTCTACCTCGGGGCCAAGCCGCTCCTGCCCTCCGTCAAAAGCCACAGCTGCCACGACGTCGACGTCCGCGCGCAGGTCTTCGAGAACTGGGACAACTACCTCGTCAAGACCGCCTACGCGCCGGAGCCCGGCGGCCCCGGCGGGCTGTGGGTCGGCCGGGAAATGGACGCGGAGGCCCGTGCTGCGCTGCAGGCGCGGATCGAGGAGCAGCCCGCCGCCTACGTCGCCCAGCCGGCGGTCTCCTTCTCCACCTCCCCCACCTGGAATCCGGCCACCCTTTCCCTGGAGCCGCGCCACGTCGGCCTGCGGGCCTTCGTCCTTCAGCAGGACCGGCCCGTCGTCACCTCCTGCGTTCTCACCCGCCACGCCTCGCGGGAGGGATCGCTCCTCCTTTCTCCCGGCTCCGGCGGCGGGAGCAAGGACACCTGGATCCTGCGCGGCCCGCGCCGGGAGGAGGGCACCGCCGAAACGGAGGAGGCCAGCTCGCACGACAACGGACGCCTGCCTCTGGGCAGCCGCACGGCGGAAAGCCTTTATTGGATCGGCCGCTACGCGGAACGCGCGGAGGGGACCGTCCGCCTCCTGCGCGTCGTCCAGCAGCTGCGGCTGGAAGGGGCCGCCTTCCAGGACTCCCGCGCCTGGCAGCCGCTGTGGGACGCTTTGGCCAGCGCCACCGGCCACTCCTCCCGCTTCTTCAAGAAGCCGGCCCTGCAGGAGCCGGTCAAGCTGGCGCAATACATCCTTCTGGACGGCGACAATCCCTCCTCCGCGCTTTCCTGCCTGCGCCGCGTGCGGCGGAACGCGCAGCAGGTGCGGGAAGCCCTGCCGCCGGAGGTCTGGGCGGTCCTCAACGGCCTCTACCTGAAGCTGGCCGCCGCGGCGGAAAAGGGGAAAGCCCCGGAACTGGTCGAGCGGCTCCAGTCGATGAGCCTGCAGGACGAGGTCCTCACCGGCCTGGACGAGCTTTCCGGCAGCGTGGAGAAGCACATGCTCCACAACGACGCGTGGCACTTCTGGCAGATCGGCCGCTTCCTGGAGCGCGCCCTCTTCACCGCCCTGACCATGCGGCAGGTCTTCCTGAAAAGGAGCAACGAGCGGGCCGCGGCGGGCCGCGCCGCGCTGGCGGAGGACGACAACCTCGACGCCCTCCTGCGCATGCTGGCCGGCCAATACGCCTACCGCAGCTCCTACCACACGCGGCCCGTCGGCCGCCAGGTGGCGCGCCTCCTTGTCCAGGACGCCGAGTTCCCCCGCTCCCTCGTCTTCGCCCTGGAGGCGATCCAGGAGGCGCTGCGCGCCACCTTCGGCGCGCGGAAGGTCGATCCCGGCACCCCGCTCCACTATTGCAGCCATCTTCTTTCCGAACTGAACTTCGCCGACATCGCCGGGTTCTTCCCGGCGACGGCGGAGGAGCGCGGACGCGGGCGCGGAAAGGGCCTGCCGGAATGGATGGACGGCGTCGTCGAGCGGCTGCTGGAACTGGGGACCCAGGTCTCCGACCACTACCTCAACCACCAGGCGGCCACGCCGGTCCGGTTGCAGAAATGAAGTTCCGCATCGTCCACACGACGCAGTACGAATACTCGGCCCCCGCCATCGAGTGCTACAGCGAGCTGCGCGTGCGGCCCCGCAACACCCTGCGCCAGGTCATCACCGACCATGTGACGGAGGTCGTCCCCCGCGTGCCGCTGGAGGTCTTCGTCGATTACTGGGGCAACTGGGGAGAGTCCCTCTCCGTCCCCTTCCGCCACCAGCGTCTCTCCGTCACCTCCCGCTGCACGGTGGAGACAAGGCCCTTTCACGATCCCATCGGCGGCCTCGACCTCTCCGTCAGCGAGGCGGCCCACCTCTGCCTGCCCAAGCGCCGGGAGCTGTACGATTTCCTGATGCCCTCGGAGCTGGTCCAGATCCCCCCGGAGGTGGAGGAAATGGCCCGCGTCCACCTGCCGCCGCAGGCCTCCTTCACCCCGTCCATCCTGGCCCTCAACGAATACATCTACCGC is part of the Verrucomicrobium sp. genome and encodes:
- a CDS encoding circularly permuted type 2 ATP-grasp protein, which encodes MSPSDLLSNYKPREASRDEWRTGSPETRGIYDHIEGVLSRYSAAEMERLVRRAGEFMEGQGITIAPRDAAEGGHGQVERVFPFDFFPTVLSAAEWTEVEAGLSQRMEAWNALLRDLYGPQEILKAGIIPYDLVYGDPRYCRECVGLKPTRDIFLHVAAVDLLRDEAGRWVASEDQLSNPTGASYALQNRRTLVQLCPALIEGQPVRPVHHYPTRLLETLQAVTPTGRSTARVVLLSPGIESGAYYDHASLARQMGIPLVQGGDLIVLDNHVYLKTIAGLERVEVICRRLSSAFMDPITFEPDSFLGVPGLVSAVRKGTVTIANSLGADIGDNRALQSYLPAAIEFYLGAKPLLPSVKSHSCHDVDVRAQVFENWDNYLVKTAYAPEPGGPGGLWVGREMDAEARAALQARIEEQPAAYVAQPAVSFSTSPTWNPATLSLEPRHVGLRAFVLQQDRPVVTSCVLTRHASREGSLLLSPGSGGGSKDTWILRGPRREEGTAETEEASSHDNGRLPLGSRTAESLYWIGRYAERAEGTVRLLRVVQQLRLEGAAFQDSRAWQPLWDALASATGHSSRFFKKPALQEPVKLAQYILLDGDNPSSALSCLRRVRRNAQQVREALPPEVWAVLNGLYLKLAAAAEKGKAPELVERLQSMSLQDEVLTGLDELSGSVEKHMLHNDAWHFWQIGRFLERALFTALTMRQVFLKRSNERAAAGRAALAEDDNLDALLRMLAGQYAYRSSYHTRPVGRQVARLLVQDAEFPRSLVFALEAIQEALRATFGARKVDPGTPLHYCSHLLSELNFADIAGFFPATAEERGRGRGKGLPEWMDGVVERLLELGTQVSDHYLNHQAATPVRLQK